One Lytechinus variegatus isolate NC3 chromosome 11, Lvar_3.0, whole genome shotgun sequence DNA segment encodes these proteins:
- the LOC121424008 gene encoding heterogeneous nuclear ribonucleoprotein A0-like isoform X1 has translation MCNRPLFANAVRFLALSYIVLYLQLNNPGIMGEEVGKIFVGGVERSTQPDTFRQYFEKYGKLSDFILMMDKERGVNKGFGFVTFADPSCVEAVVSTKNHRLDGKELDCKRCKARGTETRQGPGDQQRKKKIFVGGISQQATKDDLFEVFSNFGTVEDVHIMIDNETLKHRGFGFVTFESEEDVEKLVQMQHVELKGKSMEIKKAQPRNNPGQGRNFGGQGGGFQQRGGGGGNWNQGGGPGYGGSNNYGGGNNQWNMGQPMGQFGGPQGGGYQQQRGGGGGGFGGPQQQQGFNNGYRQPQQQQGGYGQQQPQQAYGGKHSGGGDNYADQRSRNGAPNYGNYGGYQQPQQDPYGQQQQQQQPQQQYQTQGSMGNYAQEASTYGPQRGNYNQQGYNQAGPQTQQQPPQQNYGQVEGGQDMYGSNNYGKGNMGNQFHPYSR, from the exons ATGTGCAATCGACCTCTTTTCGCTAACGCCGTTCGTTTCCTTGCGTTGAGCTACATTGTTCTTTATCTTCAACTTAATAATCCTGGCATAATGGGCGAAGAAGTTGG TAAAATCTTTGTTGGTGGTGTGGAGCGCTCAACACAGCCAG ATACGTTCCGGCAATACTTTGAGAAGTATGGAAAGCTGAGCGATTTCATCTTAATGATGGACAAAGAACGTGGTGTGAACAAGGGCTTTGGCTTTGTGACCTTTGCCGATCCAAGCTGCGTAGAAGCCGTTGTATCTACGAAAAACCACAGGCTGGATGGAAAAGAG CTTGATTGTAAACGTTGCAAAGCCAGAGGAACTGAGACCAGACAGGGTCCTGGAGATCAgcaaaggaagaagaagatctTTGTTGGAGGTATTTCACAACAAGCCACCAAAGATGATTTATTTGAGGTGTTCAGCAACTTTGGAaca GTTGAAGATGTCCACATCATGATCGACAATGAAACCTTGAAGCACAGAG GCTTCGGATTTGTGACGTTCGAAAGTGAAGAAGACGTAGAGAAATTGGTCCAAATGCAACACGTGGAGCTGAAGGGGAAATCG ATGGAGATCAAGAAGGCCCAACCTAGGAACAATCCAGGACAAGGTAGAAACTTTGGCGGTCAAGGTGGTGGTTTCCAACAACGTGGTGGCGGTGGCGGTAACTGGAACCAAGGAGGCGGGCCTGGATACGGCGGTAGCAACAACTACGGGGGCGGCAACAACCAGTGGAACATGGGCCAACCCATGG GTCAATTCGGTGGACCGCAAGGTGGTGGATACCAGCAGCAAAGGGGTGGCGGCGGTGGTGGATTCGGTGGTCCTCAACAGCAGCAAGGCTTCAACAATGGTTACAGGCAACCCCAGCAGCAACAAGGAGGCTATGGCCAGCAACAACCACAGCAGGCTTATGGAG GAAAGCATAGTGGGGGAGGTGATAATTATGCAGACCAAAGATCTCGCAATG GTGCACCCAACTACGGTAACTACGGAGGATACCAACAACCCCAGCAGGACCCATACGGccaacaacaacagcagcagcagcctCAGCAACAGTATCAAACCCAAG GATCAATGGGAAACTACGCTCAAGAAGCTTCAACATATGGACCCCAGAGAGGAAACTACAACCAACAAGGGTATAACCAAG CAGGCCCACAGACACAGCAACAACCACCACAACAGAACTATGGGCAGGTAGAGGGTGGACAAGACATGTACGGTAGCAACAACTATGGCAAGGGCAACATGGGCAACCAGTTCCATCCATACAGTCGATAA
- the LOC121424008 gene encoding heterogeneous nuclear ribonucleoprotein A1-like isoform X3, whose product MCNRPLFANAVRFLALSYIVLYLQLNNPGIMGEEVGKIFVGGVERSTQPDTFRQYFEKYGKLSDFILMMDKERGVNKGFGFVTFADPSCVEAVVSTKNHRLDGKELDCKRCKARGTETRQGPGDQQRKKKIFVGGISQQATKDDLFEVFSNFGTVEDVHIMIDNETLKHRGFGFVTFESEEDVEKLVQMQHVELKGKSMEIKKAQPRNNPGQGRNFGGQGGGFQQRGGGGGNWNQGGGPGYGGSNNYGGGNNQWNMGQPMGQFGGPQGGGYQQQRGGGGGGFGGPQQQQGFNNGYRQPQQQQGGYGQQQPQQAYGGAPNYGNYGGYQQPQQDPYGQQQQQQQPQQQYQTQGSMGNYAQEASTYGPQRGNYNQQGYNQAGPQTQQQPPQQNYGQVEGGQDMYGSNNYGKGNMGNQFHPYSR is encoded by the exons ATGTGCAATCGACCTCTTTTCGCTAACGCCGTTCGTTTCCTTGCGTTGAGCTACATTGTTCTTTATCTTCAACTTAATAATCCTGGCATAATGGGCGAAGAAGTTGG TAAAATCTTTGTTGGTGGTGTGGAGCGCTCAACACAGCCAG ATACGTTCCGGCAATACTTTGAGAAGTATGGAAAGCTGAGCGATTTCATCTTAATGATGGACAAAGAACGTGGTGTGAACAAGGGCTTTGGCTTTGTGACCTTTGCCGATCCAAGCTGCGTAGAAGCCGTTGTATCTACGAAAAACCACAGGCTGGATGGAAAAGAG CTTGATTGTAAACGTTGCAAAGCCAGAGGAACTGAGACCAGACAGGGTCCTGGAGATCAgcaaaggaagaagaagatctTTGTTGGAGGTATTTCACAACAAGCCACCAAAGATGATTTATTTGAGGTGTTCAGCAACTTTGGAaca GTTGAAGATGTCCACATCATGATCGACAATGAAACCTTGAAGCACAGAG GCTTCGGATTTGTGACGTTCGAAAGTGAAGAAGACGTAGAGAAATTGGTCCAAATGCAACACGTGGAGCTGAAGGGGAAATCG ATGGAGATCAAGAAGGCCCAACCTAGGAACAATCCAGGACAAGGTAGAAACTTTGGCGGTCAAGGTGGTGGTTTCCAACAACGTGGTGGCGGTGGCGGTAACTGGAACCAAGGAGGCGGGCCTGGATACGGCGGTAGCAACAACTACGGGGGCGGCAACAACCAGTGGAACATGGGCCAACCCATGG GTCAATTCGGTGGACCGCAAGGTGGTGGATACCAGCAGCAAAGGGGTGGCGGCGGTGGTGGATTCGGTGGTCCTCAACAGCAGCAAGGCTTCAACAATGGTTACAGGCAACCCCAGCAGCAACAAGGAGGCTATGGCCAGCAACAACCACAGCAGGCTTATGGAG GTGCACCCAACTACGGTAACTACGGAGGATACCAACAACCCCAGCAGGACCCATACGGccaacaacaacagcagcagcagcctCAGCAACAGTATCAAACCCAAG GATCAATGGGAAACTACGCTCAAGAAGCTTCAACATATGGACCCCAGAGAGGAAACTACAACCAACAAGGGTATAACCAAG CAGGCCCACAGACACAGCAACAACCACCACAACAGAACTATGGGCAGGTAGAGGGTGGACAAGACATGTACGGTAGCAACAACTATGGCAAGGGCAACATGGGCAACCAGTTCCATCCATACAGTCGATAA
- the LOC121424008 gene encoding heterogeneous nuclear ribonucleoprotein A1-like isoform X4: protein MCNRPLFANAVRFLALSYIVLYLQLNNPGIMGEEVGKIFVGGVERSTQPDTFRQYFEKYGKLSDFILMMDKERGVNKGFGFVTFADPSCVEAVVSTKNHRLDGKELDCKRCKARGTETRQGPGDQQRKKKIFVGGISQQATKDDLFEVFSNFGTVEDVHIMIDNETLKHRGFGFVTFESEEDVEKLVQMQHVELKGKSMEIKKAQPRNNPGQGRNFGGQGGGFQQRGGGGGNWNQGGGPGYGGSNNYGGGNNQWNMGQPMGQFGGPQGGGYQQQRGGGGGGFGGPQQQQGFNNGYRQPQQQQGGYGQQQPQQAYGGAPNYGNYGGYQQPQQDPYGQQQQQQQPQQQYQTQGSMGNYAQEASTYGPQRGNYNQQGYNQGPQTQQQPPQQNYGQVEGGQDMYGSNNYGKGNMGNQFHPYSR, encoded by the exons ATGTGCAATCGACCTCTTTTCGCTAACGCCGTTCGTTTCCTTGCGTTGAGCTACATTGTTCTTTATCTTCAACTTAATAATCCTGGCATAATGGGCGAAGAAGTTGG TAAAATCTTTGTTGGTGGTGTGGAGCGCTCAACACAGCCAG ATACGTTCCGGCAATACTTTGAGAAGTATGGAAAGCTGAGCGATTTCATCTTAATGATGGACAAAGAACGTGGTGTGAACAAGGGCTTTGGCTTTGTGACCTTTGCCGATCCAAGCTGCGTAGAAGCCGTTGTATCTACGAAAAACCACAGGCTGGATGGAAAAGAG CTTGATTGTAAACGTTGCAAAGCCAGAGGAACTGAGACCAGACAGGGTCCTGGAGATCAgcaaaggaagaagaagatctTTGTTGGAGGTATTTCACAACAAGCCACCAAAGATGATTTATTTGAGGTGTTCAGCAACTTTGGAaca GTTGAAGATGTCCACATCATGATCGACAATGAAACCTTGAAGCACAGAG GCTTCGGATTTGTGACGTTCGAAAGTGAAGAAGACGTAGAGAAATTGGTCCAAATGCAACACGTGGAGCTGAAGGGGAAATCG ATGGAGATCAAGAAGGCCCAACCTAGGAACAATCCAGGACAAGGTAGAAACTTTGGCGGTCAAGGTGGTGGTTTCCAACAACGTGGTGGCGGTGGCGGTAACTGGAACCAAGGAGGCGGGCCTGGATACGGCGGTAGCAACAACTACGGGGGCGGCAACAACCAGTGGAACATGGGCCAACCCATGG GTCAATTCGGTGGACCGCAAGGTGGTGGATACCAGCAGCAAAGGGGTGGCGGCGGTGGTGGATTCGGTGGTCCTCAACAGCAGCAAGGCTTCAACAATGGTTACAGGCAACCCCAGCAGCAACAAGGAGGCTATGGCCAGCAACAACCACAGCAGGCTTATGGAG GTGCACCCAACTACGGTAACTACGGAGGATACCAACAACCCCAGCAGGACCCATACGGccaacaacaacagcagcagcagcctCAGCAACAGTATCAAACCCAAG GATCAATGGGAAACTACGCTCAAGAAGCTTCAACATATGGACCCCAGAGAGGAAACTACAACCAACAAGGGTATAACCAAG GCCCACAGACACAGCAACAACCACCACAACAGAACTATGGGCAGGTAGAGGGTGGACAAGACATGTACGGTAGCAACAACTATGGCAAGGGCAACATGGGCAACCAGTTCCATCCATACAGTCGATAA
- the LOC121424008 gene encoding heterogeneous nuclear ribonucleoprotein A0-like isoform X2 — MCNRPLFANAVRFLALSYIVLYLQLNNPGIMGEEVGKIFVGGVERSTQPDTFRQYFEKYGKLSDFILMMDKERGVNKGFGFVTFADPSCVEAVVSTKNHRLDGKELDCKRCKARGTETRQGPGDQQRKKKIFVGGISQQATKDDLFEVFSNFGTVEDVHIMIDNETLKHRGFGFVTFESEEDVEKLVQMQHVELKGKSMEIKKAQPRNNPGQGRNFGGQGGGFQQRGGGGGNWNQGGGPGYGGSNNYGGGNNQWNMGQPMGQFGGPQGGGYQQQRGGGGGGFGGPQQQQGFNNGYRQPQQQQGGYGQQQPQQAYGGKHSGGGDNYADQRSRNGAPNYGNYGGYQQPQQDPYGQQQQQQQPQQQYQTQGSMGNYAQEASTYGPQRGNYNQQGYNQGPQTQQQPPQQNYGQVEGGQDMYGSNNYGKGNMGNQFHPYSR, encoded by the exons ATGTGCAATCGACCTCTTTTCGCTAACGCCGTTCGTTTCCTTGCGTTGAGCTACATTGTTCTTTATCTTCAACTTAATAATCCTGGCATAATGGGCGAAGAAGTTGG TAAAATCTTTGTTGGTGGTGTGGAGCGCTCAACACAGCCAG ATACGTTCCGGCAATACTTTGAGAAGTATGGAAAGCTGAGCGATTTCATCTTAATGATGGACAAAGAACGTGGTGTGAACAAGGGCTTTGGCTTTGTGACCTTTGCCGATCCAAGCTGCGTAGAAGCCGTTGTATCTACGAAAAACCACAGGCTGGATGGAAAAGAG CTTGATTGTAAACGTTGCAAAGCCAGAGGAACTGAGACCAGACAGGGTCCTGGAGATCAgcaaaggaagaagaagatctTTGTTGGAGGTATTTCACAACAAGCCACCAAAGATGATTTATTTGAGGTGTTCAGCAACTTTGGAaca GTTGAAGATGTCCACATCATGATCGACAATGAAACCTTGAAGCACAGAG GCTTCGGATTTGTGACGTTCGAAAGTGAAGAAGACGTAGAGAAATTGGTCCAAATGCAACACGTGGAGCTGAAGGGGAAATCG ATGGAGATCAAGAAGGCCCAACCTAGGAACAATCCAGGACAAGGTAGAAACTTTGGCGGTCAAGGTGGTGGTTTCCAACAACGTGGTGGCGGTGGCGGTAACTGGAACCAAGGAGGCGGGCCTGGATACGGCGGTAGCAACAACTACGGGGGCGGCAACAACCAGTGGAACATGGGCCAACCCATGG GTCAATTCGGTGGACCGCAAGGTGGTGGATACCAGCAGCAAAGGGGTGGCGGCGGTGGTGGATTCGGTGGTCCTCAACAGCAGCAAGGCTTCAACAATGGTTACAGGCAACCCCAGCAGCAACAAGGAGGCTATGGCCAGCAACAACCACAGCAGGCTTATGGAG GAAAGCATAGTGGGGGAGGTGATAATTATGCAGACCAAAGATCTCGCAATG GTGCACCCAACTACGGTAACTACGGAGGATACCAACAACCCCAGCAGGACCCATACGGccaacaacaacagcagcagcagcctCAGCAACAGTATCAAACCCAAG GATCAATGGGAAACTACGCTCAAGAAGCTTCAACATATGGACCCCAGAGAGGAAACTACAACCAACAAGGGTATAACCAAG GCCCACAGACACAGCAACAACCACCACAACAGAACTATGGGCAGGTAGAGGGTGGACAAGACATGTACGGTAGCAACAACTATGGCAAGGGCAACATGGGCAACCAGTTCCATCCATACAGTCGATAA